The following proteins are encoded in a genomic region of Nicoliella spurrieriana:
- a CDS encoding polysaccharide deacetylase family protein, whose product MTRRTRKLIVWIIAILIILGMSLTVHRTVQYDKGQSTNYALDKKTQAKKNGILVFCYHRIINDDLGVNVVKALSDNSQLHDFAVTSTQFKKQMKFLKDHKIRVISGQQMYEMVNNHTPIKGKYAVLTFDDIDRSTIENAMPVMEKYKFPFTTFIVTGNTGRYREGSKFATWKNILAAKKKAGNLQSLELHTNDMHYLTKRLVPIIEKPDEYNRFTRDFITSQRIMHSKTGQFGTAFAYPYGGGTTKTTNFLNSQNLQWVATLNTGVVNDNTNLMYTPRMIINNDSWPSIHKWFSTK is encoded by the coding sequence ATGACACGCAGGACTCGTAAACTTATCGTTTGGATCATCGCCATTTTAATTATTTTGGGAATGTCATTGACCGTTCATCGAACGGTTCAATATGATAAGGGTCAAAGTACCAACTACGCCCTTGATAAAAAAACACAAGCAAAGAAAAATGGAATTTTAGTTTTTTGTTACCACCGAATTATTAACGATGACCTTGGCGTAAATGTGGTTAAGGCATTGTCCGATAATTCTCAACTACATGACTTTGCGGTAACTTCGACCCAGTTCAAAAAACAAATGAAATTTCTAAAGGACCATAAAATTAGGGTCATTAGCGGCCAACAAATGTATGAAATGGTAAATAACCATACGCCCATTAAGGGAAAATATGCAGTCCTAACATTTGATGATATTGACCGCTCCACCATTGAAAATGCAATGCCAGTAATGGAAAAGTACAAGTTCCCATTCACGACGTTCATTGTGACTGGAAACACCGGTCGTTATCGTGAGGGCTCTAAGTTCGCTACTTGGAAGAATATTTTGGCAGCCAAGAAAAAGGCTGGTAACCTCCAAAGCCTAGAACTCCACACTAACGATATGCACTACCTGACCAAAAGGTTAGTGCCCATCATTGAAAAACCGGATGAATACAACCGCTTTACTCGTGACTTCATCACTAGTCAACGCATTATGCATAGTAAGACCGGTCAATTCGGAACTGCATTTGCATATCCATATGGTGGTGGAACTACTAAGACCACTAACTTCTTAAATTCACAGAACTTACAGTGGGTCGCCACTTTAAATACCGGGGTCGTAAATGATAATACCAATCTAATGTACACCCCCCGGATGATTATTAATAACGATAGTTGGCCAAGTATCCACAAGTGGTTCTCCACGAAATAA